One region of Quercus lobata isolate SW786 chromosome 2, ValleyOak3.0 Primary Assembly, whole genome shotgun sequence genomic DNA includes:
- the LOC115974780 gene encoding ubiquitin carboxyl-terminal hydrolase 18-like isoform X2: protein MLVSGGGGGLDLNWFLQFLFTLFIIAVGLLHLVKNTASKYFEVDANFESTPPRDSAIVVENSSTTTTNNSSSSSSSSSSDHLHLSSPMPNEDTACAHCRNPATKKCSGCKAVRYCSHKCQEAHWKSGHKTKCKDLRPPGVNSTAGSGRKTSGLGGKSCSGIALVPAHGRGISKPIKQPKKILFPYEEFVNFFNWDKPGFPPCGLLNCGNSCYANVVLQCLAFTRPLVAYLLEKGHRRECNRDDWCFLCEFETHVERASQSLQAFSPINILSRLPNIGGNLGYGRQEDAHEFMRFAIDTMQSVCLDEFGGEKAVDSSSQETTLIQHIFGGHLQSQVICTKCNNISNQYESMMDLTVEIHGDAASLEECLEQFTAKECLNGENMYKCDCCNDYVKAWKRLTVKKAPNILTIALKRFQSGRFGKLNKRVTFPETLNLSPYMSEPGDGTDVYKLYAVVVHLDLLNASFYGHYNCYTKDFRGNWYKIDDCKVTSVELKEVLSQEAYMLFYCRVSARPSCLRPIEPSVEQQQQMVQVTAEPCLKEQVECSTTVESLNHMNGFAVSSDDSSPCPKVSSCEEESSTGINPVALKENHQDVGVVYVESSSVSKEVASCETDSYFGISIEDLREEPEDINTTNSGSHSPISVEFSSHEKESSAAFNSVAGREDPVDVNMADSEWCSAELKEVSCSEMDPVSMDCKFVREDSGDKEVESRPSVAKHAEVYGNGHIDQNEIPCREEHAHKPVSAETHKLKDVRPLHNSDCENGNGAERVGIMGDSF from the exons ATGCTTGTCTCTGGAGGTGGAGGGGGACTGGACCTGAATTGGTTCCTGCAGTTCTTGTTTACTCTCTTCATTATCGCTGTTGGATTGCTCCACCTCGTCAAGAACACCGCTTCCAAGTACTTTGAGGTTGACGCCAATTTTGAATCAACCCCACCCAGAGATTCAGCAATAGTCGTAGAAAATagcagcaccaccaccaccaacaacagcTCAAGCTCTAGCTCTAGCTCTAGCTCTGATCATCTTCATCTCAGCTCTCCAATGCCCAACGAGGACACCGCCTGCGCCCACTGCCGCAACCCCGCCACCAAAAAGTGCTCCGGTTGCAAGGCCGTTCGCTACTG ctCGCATAAATGCCAAGAAGCTCACTGGAAATCTGGACATAAGACAAAATGCAAGGATTTGAGACCACCTGGGGTAAATTCAACTGCAGGGTCTGGACGCAAAACTTCTGGGCTTGGGGGTAAAAGTTGCTCGGGAATTGCACTGGTTCCTGCTCATGGTCGTGGAATCTCTAAGCCAATCAAGCAGCCAAAAAAA ATTCTTTTTCCATACGAAGAATTTGTGAATTTTTTCAATTGGGACAAGCCAGGATTCCCTCCTTGTGGACTTCTAAATTGTGGGAACAG TTGCTATGCCAATGTGGTTCTACAATGCCTTGCATTCACACGGCCACTTGTTGCTTACTTGTTGGAAAAAGGCCATCGGAGAGAAT GTAATCGTGATGATTGGTGCTTCCTATGTGAATTTGAAACACATGTTGAAAGAGCAAGCCAAAGCTTGCAAGCCTTTTCACCTATAAATATTCTCTCTCGCTTACCTAATATTGGTGGTAATCTTGGCTACGGAAGACAGGAAGATGCTCATGAGTTCATGAG GTTTGCAATAGATACAATGCAATCTGTCTGTCTCGATGAATTCGGTGGAGAAAAGGCTGTTGATTCTAGCTCTCAAGAGACAACCcttatccaacatatatttggTGGTCATCTCCAATCTCAG gTGATATGTACAAAATGCAATAATATTTCAAATCAGTATGAAAGTATGATGGATTTGACTGTGGAAATTCATGGGGATGCTGCATCTTTGGAGGAATGCCTAGAACAATTCACAGCCAAGGAGTGCCTTAATGgagaaaatatgtataaatGTGATTG CTGCAATGACTATGTTAAGGCTTGGAAGCGTCTTACTGTGAAAAAAGCTCCAAATATTCTTACAATTGCCTTAAAAAGATTTCAG AGTGGGAGGTTCGGGAAACTTAATAAGAGAGTTACTTTCCCTGAAACTTTGAATCTTAGCCCTTACATGAGTGAACCAGGAGATGGTACAGATGTATACAAGCTTTATGCGGTGGTTGTTCATTTGGATTTGTTGAACGCATCCTTTTATGGGCATTACAACTGCTATACCAAGGATTTCCGTGGAAACTGGTATAAAATTGATGATTGTAAg GTTACAAGTGTTGAATTAAAAGAGGTACTTTCTCAGGAAGCATATATGCTTTTCTATTGCag GGTGAGTGCTCGTCCATCATGTCTTAGACCTATTGAACCTTCGGTGGAGCAGCAGCAGCAGATGGTACAAGTGACAGCAGAGCCTTGCCTAAAAGAACAAGTTGAATGCTCCACAACTGTGGAGTCTCTAAATCACATGAATGGTTTTGCGGTATCGTCTGATGATAGTAGTCCGTGCCCAAAGGTTTCTAGCTGCGAAGAAGAGTCATCTACTGGAATCAACCCTGTAGCCCTAAAAGAAAATCATCAGGATGTGGGGGTGGTCTATGTCGAGTCAAGTTCTGTTTCTAAGGAGGTTGCCAGCTGTGAAACTGATTCATATTTTGGAATAAGCATTGAAGATTTAAGAGAAGAGCCAGAGGATATAAACACGACCAATTCTGGGTCACATTCACCAATTTCAGTAGAGTTCTCTAGCCATGAGAAAGAATCTTCTGCTGCATTTAATTCTGTGGCTGGAAGAGAAGATCCAGTAGATGTGAATATGGCTGATTCTGAGTGGTGTTCAGCTGAGTTAAAGGAGGTTTCCTGCAGTGAGATGGATCCTGTTTCAATGGATTGTAAATTTGTAAGAGAAGATTCAGGGGATAAGGAGGTTGAGTCAAGACCATCtgttgcaaagcatgccgaggTTTATGGCAATGGGCACATTGATCAAAATGAAATTCCATGTCGAGAAGAACATGCTCATAAACCAGTTTCGGCTGAAACTCATAAATTGAAAGACGTACGACCCCTCCACAATTCTGATTGTGAGAATGGAAATGGAGCAGAGAGAGTAGGAATAATGGGTGACAGTTTCTAA
- the LOC115974780 gene encoding ubiquitin carboxyl-terminal hydrolase 18-like isoform X1 translates to MLVSGGGGGLDLNWFLQFLFTLFIIAVGLLHLVKNTASKYFEVDANFESTPPRDSAIVVENSSTTTTNNSSSSSSSSSSDHLHLSSPMPNEDTACAHCRNPATKKCSGCKAVRYCSHKCQEAHWKSGHKTKCKDLRPPGVNSTAGSGRKTSGLGGKSCSGIALVPAHGRGISKPIKQPKKILFPYEEFVNFFNWDKPGFPPCGLLNCGNSCYANVVLQCLAFTRPLVAYLLEKGHRRECNRDDWCFLCEFETHVERASQSLQAFSPINILSRLPNIGGNLGYGRQEDAHEFMRFAIDTMQSVCLDEFGGEKAVDSSSQETTLIQHIFGGHLQSQVICTKCNNISNQYESMMDLTVEIHGDAASLEECLEQFTAKECLNGENMYKCDCCNDYVKAWKRLTVKKAPNILTIALKRFQIEFENVSQNSSLSICKFLQSGRFGKLNKRVTFPETLNLSPYMSEPGDGTDVYKLYAVVVHLDLLNASFYGHYNCYTKDFRGNWYKIDDCKVTSVELKEVLSQEAYMLFYCRVSARPSCLRPIEPSVEQQQQMVQVTAEPCLKEQVECSTTVESLNHMNGFAVSSDDSSPCPKVSSCEEESSTGINPVALKENHQDVGVVYVESSSVSKEVASCETDSYFGISIEDLREEPEDINTTNSGSHSPISVEFSSHEKESSAAFNSVAGREDPVDVNMADSEWCSAELKEVSCSEMDPVSMDCKFVREDSGDKEVESRPSVAKHAEVYGNGHIDQNEIPCREEHAHKPVSAETHKLKDVRPLHNSDCENGNGAERVGIMGDSF, encoded by the exons ATGCTTGTCTCTGGAGGTGGAGGGGGACTGGACCTGAATTGGTTCCTGCAGTTCTTGTTTACTCTCTTCATTATCGCTGTTGGATTGCTCCACCTCGTCAAGAACACCGCTTCCAAGTACTTTGAGGTTGACGCCAATTTTGAATCAACCCCACCCAGAGATTCAGCAATAGTCGTAGAAAATagcagcaccaccaccaccaacaacagcTCAAGCTCTAGCTCTAGCTCTAGCTCTGATCATCTTCATCTCAGCTCTCCAATGCCCAACGAGGACACCGCCTGCGCCCACTGCCGCAACCCCGCCACCAAAAAGTGCTCCGGTTGCAAGGCCGTTCGCTACTG ctCGCATAAATGCCAAGAAGCTCACTGGAAATCTGGACATAAGACAAAATGCAAGGATTTGAGACCACCTGGGGTAAATTCAACTGCAGGGTCTGGACGCAAAACTTCTGGGCTTGGGGGTAAAAGTTGCTCGGGAATTGCACTGGTTCCTGCTCATGGTCGTGGAATCTCTAAGCCAATCAAGCAGCCAAAAAAA ATTCTTTTTCCATACGAAGAATTTGTGAATTTTTTCAATTGGGACAAGCCAGGATTCCCTCCTTGTGGACTTCTAAATTGTGGGAACAG TTGCTATGCCAATGTGGTTCTACAATGCCTTGCATTCACACGGCCACTTGTTGCTTACTTGTTGGAAAAAGGCCATCGGAGAGAAT GTAATCGTGATGATTGGTGCTTCCTATGTGAATTTGAAACACATGTTGAAAGAGCAAGCCAAAGCTTGCAAGCCTTTTCACCTATAAATATTCTCTCTCGCTTACCTAATATTGGTGGTAATCTTGGCTACGGAAGACAGGAAGATGCTCATGAGTTCATGAG GTTTGCAATAGATACAATGCAATCTGTCTGTCTCGATGAATTCGGTGGAGAAAAGGCTGTTGATTCTAGCTCTCAAGAGACAACCcttatccaacatatatttggTGGTCATCTCCAATCTCAG gTGATATGTACAAAATGCAATAATATTTCAAATCAGTATGAAAGTATGATGGATTTGACTGTGGAAATTCATGGGGATGCTGCATCTTTGGAGGAATGCCTAGAACAATTCACAGCCAAGGAGTGCCTTAATGgagaaaatatgtataaatGTGATTG CTGCAATGACTATGTTAAGGCTTGGAAGCGTCTTACTGTGAAAAAAGCTCCAAATATTCTTACAATTGCCTTAAAAAGATTTCAG ATTGAATTTGAGAATGTCTCTCAAAATTCTAGTTTATCTATCTGCAAATTTTTACAGAGTGGGAGGTTCGGGAAACTTAATAAGAGAGTTACTTTCCCTGAAACTTTGAATCTTAGCCCTTACATGAGTGAACCAGGAGATGGTACAGATGTATACAAGCTTTATGCGGTGGTTGTTCATTTGGATTTGTTGAACGCATCCTTTTATGGGCATTACAACTGCTATACCAAGGATTTCCGTGGAAACTGGTATAAAATTGATGATTGTAAg GTTACAAGTGTTGAATTAAAAGAGGTACTTTCTCAGGAAGCATATATGCTTTTCTATTGCag GGTGAGTGCTCGTCCATCATGTCTTAGACCTATTGAACCTTCGGTGGAGCAGCAGCAGCAGATGGTACAAGTGACAGCAGAGCCTTGCCTAAAAGAACAAGTTGAATGCTCCACAACTGTGGAGTCTCTAAATCACATGAATGGTTTTGCGGTATCGTCTGATGATAGTAGTCCGTGCCCAAAGGTTTCTAGCTGCGAAGAAGAGTCATCTACTGGAATCAACCCTGTAGCCCTAAAAGAAAATCATCAGGATGTGGGGGTGGTCTATGTCGAGTCAAGTTCTGTTTCTAAGGAGGTTGCCAGCTGTGAAACTGATTCATATTTTGGAATAAGCATTGAAGATTTAAGAGAAGAGCCAGAGGATATAAACACGACCAATTCTGGGTCACATTCACCAATTTCAGTAGAGTTCTCTAGCCATGAGAAAGAATCTTCTGCTGCATTTAATTCTGTGGCTGGAAGAGAAGATCCAGTAGATGTGAATATGGCTGATTCTGAGTGGTGTTCAGCTGAGTTAAAGGAGGTTTCCTGCAGTGAGATGGATCCTGTTTCAATGGATTGTAAATTTGTAAGAGAAGATTCAGGGGATAAGGAGGTTGAGTCAAGACCATCtgttgcaaagcatgccgaggTTTATGGCAATGGGCACATTGATCAAAATGAAATTCCATGTCGAGAAGAACATGCTCATAAACCAGTTTCGGCTGAAACTCATAAATTGAAAGACGTACGACCCCTCCACAATTCTGATTGTGAGAATGGAAATGGAGCAGAGAGAGTAGGAATAATGGGTGACAGTTTCTAA
- the LOC115977753 gene encoding putative F-box protein At5g60060 produces MAPDWSSIPVDLLRLVANKVHSLEDYVHFGAVCWSWYHAATSPKNNNLKSLFPWVMLADRENNDSRGFYSLSSNKVYEFDLPEIVGKRCWGSPFGWLVIAGTDNMEIQLFNPLSRASISLPSQTTFMGNENENSIMHYWSVNKVVISSNPPNCIVMAIYSCYTKLAFAKPGDHVWSKIRLDNTIGTGFSDITYFNGDFFIAKFTGQLLVCDFSGIDPVAIEFAPSPPGVADEARYLLYLLDLGGELCMVFRYFDVIETINNISMKTRSFEVYKLDMNTKTWKQMDSLGDWSLFVGNNYTFSVRDFGYTDCRSSCIYFTHDYCQCSDQISGNDSGIYNYKGGEIHPLPVSQDLYSVLRPPLWITPQLL; encoded by the coding sequence ATGGCCCCAGATTGGTCTTCTATTCCAGTTGATCTCTTGAGGCTTGTTGCAAACAAAGTCCACTCACTCGAAGACTATGTTCACTTTGGAGCAGTTTGTTGGTCATGGTACCATGCCGCCACTTCTCCTAAGAACAACAACCTCAAATCCTTATTTCCTTGGGTGATGCTTGCTGACAGAGAAAACAATGACTCGCGTGGTTTTTACAGCTTGTCTAGCAACAAAGTTTACGAGTTTGACTTGCCAGAGATTGTAGGAAAACGTTGCTGGGGCTCTCCATTTGGTTGGTTAGTCATTGCTGGTACTGACAATATGGAAATCCAACTATTCAACCCCTTATCAAGAGCCAGTATCTCTCTCCCCTCACAGACCACTTTTATGGGTAATGAGAACGAAAATTCTATTATGCATTATTGGTCTGTGAACAAGGTAGTCATTTCGTCAAATCCTCCTAATTGTATAGTTATGGCTATTTATTCATGTTATACAAAGTTAGCATTTGCAAAGCCTGGTGACCATGTTTGGTCCAAAATTAGACTAGACAATACTATTGGTACTGGATTCTCAGACATCACATACTTTAATGGAGATTTTTTCATAGCAAAATTCACAGGACAACTCTTGGTTTGTGATTTTTCTGGCATTGACCCAGTGGCAATAGAATTTGCACCATCACCTCCTGGAGTGGCAGACGAGGCTAGGTATCTACTGTATCTTCTGGACTTGGGAGGTGAACTTTGTATGGTATTTCGTTACTTTGATGTGATTGAGACTATAAACAATATATCTATGAAGACAAGGTCTTTTGAAGTGTATAAGCTTGATATGAACACTAAGACCTGGAAGCAAATGGATTCATTGGGAGATTGGTCCTTGTTTGTGGGAAATAACTACACTTTCTCTGTTCGGGATTTTGGCTATACTGATTGCAGGTCTAGTTGCATATACTTCACTCATGACTATTGCCAATGTTCTGACCAAATTAGTGGCAATGATTCTGGAATCTACAATTACAAGGGAGGTGAGATACATCCCTTACCCGTATCGCAGGATCTCTATTCTGTTCTTCGTCCACCGCTTTGGATCACACCACAACTTCTTTAA